In Oryza sativa Japonica Group chromosome 3, ASM3414082v1, one DNA window encodes the following:
- the LOC4334810 gene encoding nuclear pore complex-interacting protein family member B13 isoform X1, with product MAGKKKALTNPASPSASASASTPKKSTATSKDRSTPKPRKNPNPKEEAPPPPPANNKRLNPQGGSNRKKKADAGTPSKKPKRQPPEPKPRKHKGAKSEKPHRVSGEGEKPTPTKKKKKKESSKEPKREKQQASAPMSTPSKKNKEAKRDTGGAGKPTPTKRKLGDVDPPQERPSGEGQASSPTPAKKRKDKAAAAEAVADHGAGSFPMARVRQIMRAEDATIRPSNEAVFLINKATEIFLKRFADDAYRNALKDRKKSIVYDNLSTAVCNQKRYKFLSDFVPQKVTAEDALKAPVSSQVNQPQ from the exons ATGGCCGGGAAGAAGAAGGCCCTAACAAATCCCGCCtctccctccgcctccgcctccgcttccACCCCTAAGAAATCCACCGCCACCTCCAAGGACCGCTCCACGCCGAAACCCCGCAAAAACCCCAACCCCAAGGAGgaggcaccaccgccgccgcccgccaacAACAAGCGCCTCAACCCCCAAGGGGGATCCAACCGTAAGAAGAAGGCCGATGCGGGGACGCCCTCCAAGAAGCCGAAGCGCCAGCCGCCGGAGCCCAAACCTCGGAAGCACAAGGGGGCCAAGAGCGAGAAGCCGCACCGGGTTTCCGGCGAAGGGGAGAAGCCCACGcccacgaagaagaagaagaagaaggagagcaGCAAGGAGCCCAAGCGCGAGAAGCAGCAAGCGTCCGCGCCTATGTCGACTCCCTCGAAGAAGAACAAGGAAGCCAAACGCGACACAGGAGGAGCGGGGAAGCCCACGCCCACCAAGAGGAAGCTCGGCGACGTGGATCCCCCACAGGAGCGACCGTCCGGTGAAGGCCAGGCAAGCTCTCCCACGCCCGCCAAGAAGCGGAaggacaaggcggcggcggcggaggcggttgcCGACCACGGCGCCGGCAGCTTCCCGATGGCTCGGGTGCGGCAGATAATGCGGGCCGAGGACGCCACCATCCGCCCCTCCAATGAGGCTGTCTTCCTCATCAACAAGGCCACC GAGATATTCTTGAAGAGGTTTGCAGACGATGCTTATCGAAATGCTTTGAAGGATCGGAAGAAGTCAATTGTGTATGATAACCTTT CAACAGCAGTGTGCAACCAGAAAAGATACAAGTTTCTCTCAG ATTTTGTTCCACAGAAAGTTACAGCTGAAGATGCTTTGAAGGCTCCAGTTAGCAGCCAAGTGAACCAACCACAATAA
- the LOC4334811 gene encoding predicted GPI-anchored protein 58 codes for MASSALPCAAALFLVLLLAPLLASAESPISLPPASAPTASTPAADERLHPADAALAPSQPPSEASSSAAALSPPAPPETSPLPAPSHSPPVPHSAAPEPSPMEHSAASAPAPSAAKAKQGGDDEEDDDDKEKDKEEKPSTPSPAPAAEEIKAATAGDKAGEEDGETERHELNGGKKAGVVVGAFSAAAVVGLAAVVWKKRQANIRRSRYADYSARLELV; via the coding sequence ATGGCGTCATCGGCATtgccctgcgccgccgcgctcttcctcgtcctcctcctcgcgccgctgcTCGCCTCCGCCGAGTCGCCCATCTCGCTGCCGCCTGCGTCCGCGCCCACCgcctccaccccggctgcagACGAGCGCCTCcaccccgccgacgccgccctcgcTCCGTCGCAGCCGCCTTCcgaggcctcctcctccgccgccgcgctctcccctccCGCGCCTCCTGAGACCTCCCCTCTCCCCGCGCCCTCCCACTCGCCCCCCGTCCCGCATTCCGCGGCACCCGAGCCGTCGCCCATGGAGCATTCCGCCGCGTCCGCGCCGGCCCCCTCCGCCGCCAAGGCCAAgcagggcggcgacgacgaggaggacgacgacgataaGGAGAAAGACAAGGAGGAGAAGCCGTCAACACCGTCGCCTGCCCCCGCCGCCGAGGAGATAAAGGCCGCCACCGCGGGCGAcaaggcgggggaggaggacggggagACGGAGAGGCACGAGTTGAACGGCGGCAAGAAGGCCGGCGTCGTGGTCGGCGCCTTCTCGGCCGCCGCGGTGGTGGGTCTAGCCGCCGTCGTGTGGAAGAAGCGGCAGGCCAACATCCGGCGGTCCAGGTACGCCGACTACTCCGCCCGCCTCGAGCTCGTCTGA